One segment of Mesoplodon densirostris isolate mMesDen1 chromosome 6, mMesDen1 primary haplotype, whole genome shotgun sequence DNA contains the following:
- the CCAR2 gene encoding cell cycle and apoptosis regulator protein 2 isoform X4, whose product MSQFKRQRINPLPGGRNFSGAASTSLLGPPPGLLTPPVATDLSQNARHLQGGEKQRVFTGIVTSLHDYFGVVDEEVFFQLSVVKGRLPQLGEKVLVKAAYNPGQAVPWNAVKVQTLSNQPLLKSPAPPLLHVAALGQKQGILGAQPQLIFQPHRIPPLFPQKPLSLFQTSHTLHLSHLNRFPARGPHGRLDPGRSDDYDSKKRKQRAGGEPWGAKKPRHDLPPYRVHLTPYTVDSSTCDFLELQRRYRTLLVPSDFLAVHLSWLSAFPLSQPFSLHHPSRIQASSEKLPAPDAGAEPTPTDSDPAYSSKVLLLSSPGLEELYRCCMLFVDDMAEPRETPEHPLKQIKFLLGQKEEEVVLVGGEWSPSLDGLDPKGDPQVLVRTAIRCAQAQTGIDLSACTKWWRFAEFQYLQLGPPRRLQTVVVYLPDIWTIMPTLEEWEALCQQKAAEAAPPPQEETEPTEQAADASEQAADTSKQNAENPEVTAQQEMDTDLPEAPPPPLEPAVMARPSCVNLSIHSIVEDRRPKERISFEVMVLAELFLEMLQRDFGYRIYKMLLSLPEKVVAAPEPEKEEAAKEEEAVKEEAKESKDEVQSEGTAAESDAPPKEDGLLPKPPSSGGEEEEKPRGEVSEDLCEMALDPELLLLRDDGEEEFAGAKLEDSEVRSVASNQSEMEFSSLQDMPKELDPSPVLPLDCLLAFVFFDANWCGYLHRRDLERILLTLGLRLSAEQAKQLVSRVVAQNICQYRSLQYSRPEGPDGGLPEEVLFGAYRALRPSGDGGAGCPLPGPSLSLFAARLGNLDLLPPPGKSAKPGAAPVEHKGLVSHNGSLINVGNLLQRAEQQDSGRLYLENKIHTLELKLEESHNRFSATEVTNKTLAAEMQELRTRLAEAEDTARTAERQKHQLQRLLQEFRRRLTPLQLEVQRMVEKADSWVEKEEPAPSN is encoded by the exons ATGTCCCAGTTTAAGCGCCAGCGGATCAACCCACTACCAGGGGGACGCAACTTCTCAG GCGCAGCTTCAACATCTCTTCTGGGTCCTCCTCCTGGTTTGCTCACTCCTCCTGTGGCCACAGACCTGTCCCAAAATGCCAGGCACCTTCAG GGTGGAGAGAAGCAGCGGGTCTTCACTGGCATTGTTACCAGTTTGCATGACTACTTTGGGGTGGTGGATGAAGAGGTCTTTTTTCAGCTAAG TGTGGTGAAGGGCCGGCTGCCCCAGCTGGGTGAGAAGGTGCTGGTGAAGGCTGCATACAACCCAGGCCAGGCAGTGCCCTGGAATGCTGTCAAGGTGCAAACGCTCTCCAACCAG CCCCTACTGAAGTCCCCAGCACCTCCCCTTCTACATGTGGCAGCCCTGGGCCAGAAGCAAGGGATTCTGGgagcccagccccagctgatcttCCAGCCTCACCGGATTCCCCCACTCTTTCCTCAGAAGC CTCTGAGTCTCTTCCAAACATCCCACACACTTCATCTGAGCCACCTGAACAGATTTCCTGCTCGGGGCCCTCATGGACGATTGGATCCAGGCCGAAG CGATGACTATGACTCCAAGAAACGCAAACAGCGCGCTGGTGGAGAGCCTTGGGGTGCTAAGAAACCAAGGCATGACCTGCCTCCTTACCGAGTCCATCTCACTCCCTACACTGTGGACAG CTCCACCTGTGACTTCTTAGAACTCCAGCGCCGTTACCGCACCCTGCTGGTTCCCTCAGATTTTCTGGCTGTGCATCTGAGCTGGCTGTCGGCCTTCCCTCTGAGCCAGCCCTTTTCCCTCCATCATCCAAGCCGCATCCAGGCATCTTCTGAGAAGTTGCCAGCTCCAGACGCTGGTGCTGAGCCCACGCCCACAGACAGTGACCCTGCTTACAGTTCCAAG GTACTGCTGCTCTCTTCCCCGGGGTTGGAGGAATTGTATCGTTGTTGCATGCTCTTCGTGGATGACATGGCTGAGCCAAGGGAGACGCCAGAACATCCTCTGAAGCAAATTAAA TTTTTGCTGGGCCAGAAAGAAGAGGAGGTAGTGTTGGTGGGGGGCGAGTGGTCTCCTTCTCTGGACGGCCTCGACCCCAAGGGCGACCCGCAGGTGCTCGTCCGCACTGCCATCCGCTGCGCGCAAGCCCAGACTGGCATCGACTTGAGTGCCTGCACCAAGTG GTGGCGCTTTGCTGAGTTTCAGTACCTGCAGCTGGGACCCCCGAGGCGGCTCCAGACCGTGGTGGTGTACCTGCCGGACATCTGGACCATCATGCCTACTTTGGAAGAGTGGGAGGCCCTGTGCCAGCAGAAGGCTGCAGAGGCAGCTCCCCCGCCCCAGGAG GAAACAGAGCCTACAGAACAGGCAGCTGATGCATCAGAGCAGGCAGCAGACACCTCTAAACAGAATGCAGAGAATCCAGAGGTCACTGCACAGCAGGAAATGGACACCGATCTCCCAGAGGCCCCTCCACCCCCTCTAGAACCTGCTGTCATGGCACGCCCCAGCTGTGTAAATCTGTCCATCCATAGTATTGTGGAGGACCGGAGGCCAAAAGAAAGGATCTCTTTTGAG GTGATGGTGTTGGCTGAGCTGTTTCTGGAGATGCTGCAGAGGGATTTTGGCTATAGGATTTATAAGATGCTGCTGAGCCTTCCTGAAAAGGTCGTGGCCGCACCTGAACCTGAGAAGGAGGAGGCGGCCAAGGAGGAAGAAGCGGTCAAGGAGGAGGCCAAGGAGTCCAAGGATGAGGTACAGAGTGAGGGCACAGCTGCCGAGTCAGATGCCCCGCCG AAGGAAGACGGGCTTTTGCCCAAACCCCCATCTtctgggggagaggaagaagagaaacccCGGGGCGAGGTGTCCGAGGACCTCTGCGAGATGGCCCTGGACCCCGAACTGCTGCTGCTGAGGGACGATGGGGAGGAGGAGTTCG CAGGAGCCAAGCTGGAGGATTCCGAGGTCCGGTCGGTTGCCTCGAATCAGTCAGAGATGGAGTTCTCATCCCTTCAGGACATG CCCAAGGAGCTGGACCCCTCTCCTGTGCTCCCTCTGGACTGTCTTCTTGCTTTTGTCTTCTTTGATGCCAACTGGTGTGGCTACTTGCATCGGCGAGACTTGGAGAGGATCCTGCTTACCCTTGGGCTCCGGCTCAGCGCAGAGCAG GCCAAACAGCTGGTCAGCAGGGTGGTGGCCCAGAACATCTGCCAGTATCGGAGCCTTCAGTACAGCCGCCCGGAGGGCCCGGACGGGGGGCTCCCCGAGGAGGTGCTCTTCGGTGCGTACCGTGCTCTGCGGCCTTCTGGGGACGGCGGAGCAGGCTGCCCTCTCCCGGGACCGTCCCTGAGTCTCTTCGCGGCCCGTCTAGGGAACCTGGATCTGCTACCTCCTCCTGGGAAGAGCGCCAAGCCGGGCGCGGCCCCTGTGGAGCACAAGGGCCTGGTGTCCCACAACGGCAGCCTCATCAACGTGGGGAACCTGCTGCAGCGTGCGGAGCAGCAGGACAGCGGGCGGCTCTACCTGGAGAACAAGATTCACACACTGGAGCTGAAGCTGG AGGAGAGCCATAACCGCTTCTCAGCCACTGAAGTGACGAATAAGACGCTGGCCGCAGAAATGCAGGAGCTGAGAACCCGGCTGGCTGAGGCTGAGGATACGGCCCGGACGGCGGAGCGACAGAAGCACCAGCTTCAGCGGCTGCTACAGGAGTTCCGAAGGCGCCTGACCCCCCTGCAGCTTGAGGTGCAGCGGATGGTTGAAAAG GCAGACAGCTGGGTGGAGAAGGAGGAGCCGGCGCCTAGCAACTGA
- the CCAR2 gene encoding cell cycle and apoptosis regulator protein 2 isoform X1 has product MSQFKRQRINPLPGGRNFSGAASTSLLGPPPGLLTPPVATDLSQNARHLQGGEKQRVFTGIVTSLHDYFGVVDEEVFFQLSVVKGRLPQLGEKVLVKAAYNPGQAVPWNAVKVQTLSNQPLLKSPAPPLLHVAALGQKQGILGAQPQLIFQPHRIPPLFPQKPLSLFQTSHTLHLSHLNRFPARGPHGRLDPGRSDDYDSKKRKQRAGGEPWGAKKPRHDLPPYRVHLTPYTVDSSTCDFLELQRRYRTLLVPSDFLAVHLSWLSAFPLSQPFSLHHPSRIQASSEKLPAPDAGAEPTPTDSDPAYSSKVLLLSSPGLEELYRCCMLFVDDMAEPRETPEHPLKQIKFLLGQKEEEVVLVGGEWSPSLDGLDPKGDPQVLVRTAIRCAQAQTGIDLSACTKWWRFAEFQYLQLGPPRRLQTVVVYLPDIWTIMPTLEEWEALCQQKAAEAAPPPQEVPVETEPTEQAADASEQAADTSKQNAENPEVTAQQEMDTDLPEAPPPPLEPAVMARPSCVNLSIHSIVEDRRPKERISFEVMVLAELFLEMLQRDFGYRIYKMLLSLPEKVVAAPEPEKEEAAKEEEAVKEEAKESKDEVQSEGTAAESDAPPKEDGLLPKPPSSGGEEEEKPRGEVSEDLCEMALDPELLLLRDDGEEEFAGAKLEDSEVRSVASNQSEMEFSSLQDMPKELDPSPVLPLDCLLAFVFFDANWCGYLHRRDLERILLTLGLRLSAEQAKQLVSRVVAQNICQYRSLQYSRPEGPDGGLPEEVLFGAYRALRPSGDGGAGCPLPGPSLSLFAARLGNLDLLPPPGKSAKPGAAPVEHKGLVSHNGSLINVGNLLQRAEQQDSGRLYLENKIHTLELKLEESHNRFSATEVTNKTLAAEMQELRTRLAEAEDTARTAERQKHQLQRLLQEFRRRLTPLQLEVQRMVEKADSWVEKEEPAPSN; this is encoded by the exons ATGTCCCAGTTTAAGCGCCAGCGGATCAACCCACTACCAGGGGGACGCAACTTCTCAG GCGCAGCTTCAACATCTCTTCTGGGTCCTCCTCCTGGTTTGCTCACTCCTCCTGTGGCCACAGACCTGTCCCAAAATGCCAGGCACCTTCAG GGTGGAGAGAAGCAGCGGGTCTTCACTGGCATTGTTACCAGTTTGCATGACTACTTTGGGGTGGTGGATGAAGAGGTCTTTTTTCAGCTAAG TGTGGTGAAGGGCCGGCTGCCCCAGCTGGGTGAGAAGGTGCTGGTGAAGGCTGCATACAACCCAGGCCAGGCAGTGCCCTGGAATGCTGTCAAGGTGCAAACGCTCTCCAACCAG CCCCTACTGAAGTCCCCAGCACCTCCCCTTCTACATGTGGCAGCCCTGGGCCAGAAGCAAGGGATTCTGGgagcccagccccagctgatcttCCAGCCTCACCGGATTCCCCCACTCTTTCCTCAGAAGC CTCTGAGTCTCTTCCAAACATCCCACACACTTCATCTGAGCCACCTGAACAGATTTCCTGCTCGGGGCCCTCATGGACGATTGGATCCAGGCCGAAG CGATGACTATGACTCCAAGAAACGCAAACAGCGCGCTGGTGGAGAGCCTTGGGGTGCTAAGAAACCAAGGCATGACCTGCCTCCTTACCGAGTCCATCTCACTCCCTACACTGTGGACAG CTCCACCTGTGACTTCTTAGAACTCCAGCGCCGTTACCGCACCCTGCTGGTTCCCTCAGATTTTCTGGCTGTGCATCTGAGCTGGCTGTCGGCCTTCCCTCTGAGCCAGCCCTTTTCCCTCCATCATCCAAGCCGCATCCAGGCATCTTCTGAGAAGTTGCCAGCTCCAGACGCTGGTGCTGAGCCCACGCCCACAGACAGTGACCCTGCTTACAGTTCCAAG GTACTGCTGCTCTCTTCCCCGGGGTTGGAGGAATTGTATCGTTGTTGCATGCTCTTCGTGGATGACATGGCTGAGCCAAGGGAGACGCCAGAACATCCTCTGAAGCAAATTAAA TTTTTGCTGGGCCAGAAAGAAGAGGAGGTAGTGTTGGTGGGGGGCGAGTGGTCTCCTTCTCTGGACGGCCTCGACCCCAAGGGCGACCCGCAGGTGCTCGTCCGCACTGCCATCCGCTGCGCGCAAGCCCAGACTGGCATCGACTTGAGTGCCTGCACCAAGTG GTGGCGCTTTGCTGAGTTTCAGTACCTGCAGCTGGGACCCCCGAGGCGGCTCCAGACCGTGGTGGTGTACCTGCCGGACATCTGGACCATCATGCCTACTTTGGAAGAGTGGGAGGCCCTGTGCCAGCAGAAGGCTGCAGAGGCAGCTCCCCCGCCCCAGGAGGTGCCAGTG GAAACAGAGCCTACAGAACAGGCAGCTGATGCATCAGAGCAGGCAGCAGACACCTCTAAACAGAATGCAGAGAATCCAGAGGTCACTGCACAGCAGGAAATGGACACCGATCTCCCAGAGGCCCCTCCACCCCCTCTAGAACCTGCTGTCATGGCACGCCCCAGCTGTGTAAATCTGTCCATCCATAGTATTGTGGAGGACCGGAGGCCAAAAGAAAGGATCTCTTTTGAG GTGATGGTGTTGGCTGAGCTGTTTCTGGAGATGCTGCAGAGGGATTTTGGCTATAGGATTTATAAGATGCTGCTGAGCCTTCCTGAAAAGGTCGTGGCCGCACCTGAACCTGAGAAGGAGGAGGCGGCCAAGGAGGAAGAAGCGGTCAAGGAGGAGGCCAAGGAGTCCAAGGATGAGGTACAGAGTGAGGGCACAGCTGCCGAGTCAGATGCCCCGCCG AAGGAAGACGGGCTTTTGCCCAAACCCCCATCTtctgggggagaggaagaagagaaacccCGGGGCGAGGTGTCCGAGGACCTCTGCGAGATGGCCCTGGACCCCGAACTGCTGCTGCTGAGGGACGATGGGGAGGAGGAGTTCG CAGGAGCCAAGCTGGAGGATTCCGAGGTCCGGTCGGTTGCCTCGAATCAGTCAGAGATGGAGTTCTCATCCCTTCAGGACATG CCCAAGGAGCTGGACCCCTCTCCTGTGCTCCCTCTGGACTGTCTTCTTGCTTTTGTCTTCTTTGATGCCAACTGGTGTGGCTACTTGCATCGGCGAGACTTGGAGAGGATCCTGCTTACCCTTGGGCTCCGGCTCAGCGCAGAGCAG GCCAAACAGCTGGTCAGCAGGGTGGTGGCCCAGAACATCTGCCAGTATCGGAGCCTTCAGTACAGCCGCCCGGAGGGCCCGGACGGGGGGCTCCCCGAGGAGGTGCTCTTCGGTGCGTACCGTGCTCTGCGGCCTTCTGGGGACGGCGGAGCAGGCTGCCCTCTCCCGGGACCGTCCCTGAGTCTCTTCGCGGCCCGTCTAGGGAACCTGGATCTGCTACCTCCTCCTGGGAAGAGCGCCAAGCCGGGCGCGGCCCCTGTGGAGCACAAGGGCCTGGTGTCCCACAACGGCAGCCTCATCAACGTGGGGAACCTGCTGCAGCGTGCGGAGCAGCAGGACAGCGGGCGGCTCTACCTGGAGAACAAGATTCACACACTGGAGCTGAAGCTGG AGGAGAGCCATAACCGCTTCTCAGCCACTGAAGTGACGAATAAGACGCTGGCCGCAGAAATGCAGGAGCTGAGAACCCGGCTGGCTGAGGCTGAGGATACGGCCCGGACGGCGGAGCGACAGAAGCACCAGCTTCAGCGGCTGCTACAGGAGTTCCGAAGGCGCCTGACCCCCCTGCAGCTTGAGGTGCAGCGGATGGTTGAAAAG GCAGACAGCTGGGTGGAGAAGGAGGAGCCGGCGCCTAGCAACTGA
- the CCAR2 gene encoding cell cycle and apoptosis regulator protein 2 isoform X3, which translates to MSQFKRQRINPLPGGRNFSGAASTSLLGPPPGLLTPPVATDLSQNARHLQGGEKQRVFTGIVTSLHDYFGVVDEEVFFQLSVVKGRLPQLGEKVLVKAAYNPGQAVPWNAVKVQTLSNQPLLKSPAPPLLHVAALGQKQGILGAQPQLIFQPHRIPPLFPQKPLSLFQTSHTLHLSHLNRFPARGPHGRLDPGRSDDYDSKKRKQRAGGEPWGAKKPRHDLPPYRVHLTPYTVDSSTCDFLELQRRYRTLLVPSDFLAVHLSWLSAFPLSQPFSLHHPSRIQASSEKLPAPDAGAEPTPTDSDPAYSSKVLLLSSPGLEELYRCCMLFVDDMAEPRETPEHPLKQIKFLLGQKEEEVVLVGGEWSPSLDGLDPKGDPQVLVRTAIRCAQAQTGIDLSACTKWWRFAEFQYLQLGPPRRLQTVVVYLPDIWTIMPTLEEWEALCQQKAAEAAPPPQEVPETEPTEQAADASEQAADTSKQNAENPEVTAQQEMDTDLPEAPPPPLEPAVMARPSCVNLSIHSIVEDRRPKERISFEVMVLAELFLEMLQRDFGYRIYKMLLSLPEKVVAAPEPEKEEAAKEEEAVKEEAKESKDEVQSEGTAAESDAPPKEDGLLPKPPSSGGEEEEKPRGEVSEDLCEMALDPELLLLRDDGEEEFAGAKLEDSEVRSVASNQSEMEFSSLQDMPKELDPSPVLPLDCLLAFVFFDANWCGYLHRRDLERILLTLGLRLSAEQAKQLVSRVVAQNICQYRSLQYSRPEGPDGGLPEEVLFGAYRALRPSGDGGAGCPLPGPSLSLFAARLGNLDLLPPPGKSAKPGAAPVEHKGLVSHNGSLINVGNLLQRAEQQDSGRLYLENKIHTLELKLEESHNRFSATEVTNKTLAAEMQELRTRLAEAEDTARTAERQKHQLQRLLQEFRRRLTPLQLEVQRMVEKADSWVEKEEPAPSN; encoded by the exons ATGTCCCAGTTTAAGCGCCAGCGGATCAACCCACTACCAGGGGGACGCAACTTCTCAG GCGCAGCTTCAACATCTCTTCTGGGTCCTCCTCCTGGTTTGCTCACTCCTCCTGTGGCCACAGACCTGTCCCAAAATGCCAGGCACCTTCAG GGTGGAGAGAAGCAGCGGGTCTTCACTGGCATTGTTACCAGTTTGCATGACTACTTTGGGGTGGTGGATGAAGAGGTCTTTTTTCAGCTAAG TGTGGTGAAGGGCCGGCTGCCCCAGCTGGGTGAGAAGGTGCTGGTGAAGGCTGCATACAACCCAGGCCAGGCAGTGCCCTGGAATGCTGTCAAGGTGCAAACGCTCTCCAACCAG CCCCTACTGAAGTCCCCAGCACCTCCCCTTCTACATGTGGCAGCCCTGGGCCAGAAGCAAGGGATTCTGGgagcccagccccagctgatcttCCAGCCTCACCGGATTCCCCCACTCTTTCCTCAGAAGC CTCTGAGTCTCTTCCAAACATCCCACACACTTCATCTGAGCCACCTGAACAGATTTCCTGCTCGGGGCCCTCATGGACGATTGGATCCAGGCCGAAG CGATGACTATGACTCCAAGAAACGCAAACAGCGCGCTGGTGGAGAGCCTTGGGGTGCTAAGAAACCAAGGCATGACCTGCCTCCTTACCGAGTCCATCTCACTCCCTACACTGTGGACAG CTCCACCTGTGACTTCTTAGAACTCCAGCGCCGTTACCGCACCCTGCTGGTTCCCTCAGATTTTCTGGCTGTGCATCTGAGCTGGCTGTCGGCCTTCCCTCTGAGCCAGCCCTTTTCCCTCCATCATCCAAGCCGCATCCAGGCATCTTCTGAGAAGTTGCCAGCTCCAGACGCTGGTGCTGAGCCCACGCCCACAGACAGTGACCCTGCTTACAGTTCCAAG GTACTGCTGCTCTCTTCCCCGGGGTTGGAGGAATTGTATCGTTGTTGCATGCTCTTCGTGGATGACATGGCTGAGCCAAGGGAGACGCCAGAACATCCTCTGAAGCAAATTAAA TTTTTGCTGGGCCAGAAAGAAGAGGAGGTAGTGTTGGTGGGGGGCGAGTGGTCTCCTTCTCTGGACGGCCTCGACCCCAAGGGCGACCCGCAGGTGCTCGTCCGCACTGCCATCCGCTGCGCGCAAGCCCAGACTGGCATCGACTTGAGTGCCTGCACCAAGTG GTGGCGCTTTGCTGAGTTTCAGTACCTGCAGCTGGGACCCCCGAGGCGGCTCCAGACCGTGGTGGTGTACCTGCCGGACATCTGGACCATCATGCCTACTTTGGAAGAGTGGGAGGCCCTGTGCCAGCAGAAGGCTGCAGAGGCAGCTCCCCCGCCCCAGGAGGTGCCA GAAACAGAGCCTACAGAACAGGCAGCTGATGCATCAGAGCAGGCAGCAGACACCTCTAAACAGAATGCAGAGAATCCAGAGGTCACTGCACAGCAGGAAATGGACACCGATCTCCCAGAGGCCCCTCCACCCCCTCTAGAACCTGCTGTCATGGCACGCCCCAGCTGTGTAAATCTGTCCATCCATAGTATTGTGGAGGACCGGAGGCCAAAAGAAAGGATCTCTTTTGAG GTGATGGTGTTGGCTGAGCTGTTTCTGGAGATGCTGCAGAGGGATTTTGGCTATAGGATTTATAAGATGCTGCTGAGCCTTCCTGAAAAGGTCGTGGCCGCACCTGAACCTGAGAAGGAGGAGGCGGCCAAGGAGGAAGAAGCGGTCAAGGAGGAGGCCAAGGAGTCCAAGGATGAGGTACAGAGTGAGGGCACAGCTGCCGAGTCAGATGCCCCGCCG AAGGAAGACGGGCTTTTGCCCAAACCCCCATCTtctgggggagaggaagaagagaaacccCGGGGCGAGGTGTCCGAGGACCTCTGCGAGATGGCCCTGGACCCCGAACTGCTGCTGCTGAGGGACGATGGGGAGGAGGAGTTCG CAGGAGCCAAGCTGGAGGATTCCGAGGTCCGGTCGGTTGCCTCGAATCAGTCAGAGATGGAGTTCTCATCCCTTCAGGACATG CCCAAGGAGCTGGACCCCTCTCCTGTGCTCCCTCTGGACTGTCTTCTTGCTTTTGTCTTCTTTGATGCCAACTGGTGTGGCTACTTGCATCGGCGAGACTTGGAGAGGATCCTGCTTACCCTTGGGCTCCGGCTCAGCGCAGAGCAG GCCAAACAGCTGGTCAGCAGGGTGGTGGCCCAGAACATCTGCCAGTATCGGAGCCTTCAGTACAGCCGCCCGGAGGGCCCGGACGGGGGGCTCCCCGAGGAGGTGCTCTTCGGTGCGTACCGTGCTCTGCGGCCTTCTGGGGACGGCGGAGCAGGCTGCCCTCTCCCGGGACCGTCCCTGAGTCTCTTCGCGGCCCGTCTAGGGAACCTGGATCTGCTACCTCCTCCTGGGAAGAGCGCCAAGCCGGGCGCGGCCCCTGTGGAGCACAAGGGCCTGGTGTCCCACAACGGCAGCCTCATCAACGTGGGGAACCTGCTGCAGCGTGCGGAGCAGCAGGACAGCGGGCGGCTCTACCTGGAGAACAAGATTCACACACTGGAGCTGAAGCTGG AGGAGAGCCATAACCGCTTCTCAGCCACTGAAGTGACGAATAAGACGCTGGCCGCAGAAATGCAGGAGCTGAGAACCCGGCTGGCTGAGGCTGAGGATACGGCCCGGACGGCGGAGCGACAGAAGCACCAGCTTCAGCGGCTGCTACAGGAGTTCCGAAGGCGCCTGACCCCCCTGCAGCTTGAGGTGCAGCGGATGGTTGAAAAG GCAGACAGCTGGGTGGAGAAGGAGGAGCCGGCGCCTAGCAACTGA